The following proteins are encoded in a genomic region of Planococcus lenghuensis:
- a CDS encoding DUF2339 domain-containing protein — MNEENSSDLEQRIKQLEERVAVLEKSQSATVVSPSRPSVQTIQKNEIPPVSKPAATPWQLPPKEQIDWEKRIAQDWLPKVFIFVLLFGVVWAFKAAVDSQLITEPLRVILGFTAAVVMLAFGEKQIHNQRRGLGLTLLGGAVAVLMLTTFAMHMLYGYVSVIPAFLLNILWIAGGLYLTYKHKTQTLGILVAVGGYLVPFLLESDQANVFMFSAYVLVLYLSLFVLSVRLKQRILFISSIALMHLTLGAYTALSALSADPAQLHFLLSVVGLVVLIQQLVVTGLLFNLNLFGGKALPLLFSNLGLTLLWSYAAFNSTVIQEEWGPSIRFANEAWTAYDWVLAGFLVIFMALTYLLLIKKDWLKLKVFSSISLFIATLLLLRVFEASNAELALLIESVVVYMIAIQINSRFQRFMSSVLLVISSWVIVLENLPLPAVFSVESLYFILLIAVLVIMYKLRKYKDEKQEEKTRNFSILALASGLIATLLIFQSALISTALDGYSSSTQSMGVSIGWGLFSIAAALYGIYSNKKKIRLFGIVWILVTLLKLVFVDFEFLSLGTRAILFIILGALGMLMSRLFYTAGGRKKLNA, encoded by the coding sequence ATGAATGAAGAAAATTCAAGTGATTTAGAACAGCGCATTAAACAATTGGAAGAGCGGGTAGCTGTATTGGAGAAGTCGCAATCTGCCACCGTGGTTTCACCGAGCCGTCCATCCGTGCAGACGATACAAAAAAACGAGATACCACCAGTCTCAAAACCGGCTGCTACTCCGTGGCAGTTGCCACCAAAGGAACAAATCGATTGGGAAAAACGAATTGCTCAGGACTGGCTTCCGAAAGTCTTTATTTTCGTTTTGCTGTTCGGTGTCGTGTGGGCTTTCAAAGCAGCGGTGGACTCCCAGCTCATTACCGAACCGCTTCGAGTAATCCTAGGGTTTACAGCAGCGGTCGTGATGCTGGCATTCGGTGAAAAACAGATACATAATCAACGCCGGGGACTCGGCCTGACACTTTTGGGCGGGGCAGTGGCTGTGCTTATGCTGACGACATTCGCCATGCATATGCTCTATGGGTATGTATCAGTGATACCGGCCTTCCTTCTGAACATATTGTGGATAGCGGGCGGCCTTTACTTAACCTATAAACATAAAACGCAGACACTAGGAATCTTAGTCGCCGTGGGCGGTTACCTCGTTCCATTTTTGCTTGAAAGCGATCAAGCCAATGTCTTTATGTTCTCAGCCTATGTCCTGGTGCTGTATCTGTCTTTGTTTGTGCTTTCTGTCAGACTGAAACAGCGGATTCTCTTCATTTCATCGATTGCATTGATGCATTTGACGCTCGGGGCTTACACCGCACTCTCTGCATTAAGTGCAGATCCAGCGCAGCTTCATTTCTTACTGAGCGTTGTGGGGTTGGTTGTGCTGATTCAGCAATTGGTGGTGACAGGTCTTCTCTTTAATCTGAACTTGTTCGGCGGAAAAGCGCTTCCGCTCCTGTTCTCAAATTTGGGACTGACACTGCTTTGGAGTTACGCCGCCTTCAATTCAACTGTCATCCAAGAGGAGTGGGGACCCTCTATTCGGTTCGCTAATGAAGCCTGGACAGCTTATGACTGGGTTCTGGCAGGATTTCTCGTGATATTTATGGCACTGACCTATTTATTGCTGATAAAAAAGGACTGGTTGAAACTAAAGGTTTTCAGCTCCATTTCCTTATTTATCGCCACTCTGCTGCTGCTTCGGGTATTCGAAGCAAGTAATGCGGAACTCGCGTTGCTCATCGAATCGGTCGTTGTCTACATGATTGCGATCCAAATCAACAGCCGCTTTCAGCGCTTTATGTCTTCTGTATTATTGGTGATCAGTTCCTGGGTGATTGTTCTTGAAAATCTGCCTTTACCGGCTGTTTTTTCTGTTGAATCTCTGTATTTCATCTTGTTGATTGCGGTGCTGGTTATCATGTATAAATTACGGAAGTATAAAGACGAAAAACAAGAAGAAAAAACGCGCAATTTCAGCATACTTGCACTGGCTTCCGGACTGATTGCCACCTTGCTTATCTTCCAAAGTGCCTTAATTTCGACTGCGCTCGATGGCTATTCCAGCAGTACTCAGAGCATGGGCGTATCGATCGGATGGGGATTGTTCTCGATTGCCGCTGCCCTATATGGAATTTACAGCAATAAAAAGAAAATCCGGCTTTTCGGTATTGTGTGGATTTTGGTTACGCTGCTGAAATTGGTGTTTGTCGACTTTGAATTCCTGTCCCTTGGAACACGGGCCATTCTTTTCATCATTCTCGGCGCGCTTGGTATGCTGATGTCCCGGTTGTTTTATACAGCTGGCGGAAGAAAGAAATTAAATGCCTGA
- a CDS encoding con-10 family general stress protein, protein MGPAEAGRMGGEATSENHDKEFYQEIGKKGGEATSESHGEEFYEEIGKKGGEATSESHGEEFYEEIGRKGGNAPHENNDDNQ, encoded by the coding sequence ATGGGACCAGCAGAAGCCGGACGTATGGGCGGCGAAGCCACTTCAGAAAACCACGACAAGGAATTCTATCAGGAGATCGGCAAGAAAGGCGGCGAAGCCACCTCTGAAAGTCACGGTGAAGAATTTTACGAAGAAATTGGTAAAAAAGGCGGCGAAGCCACCTCTGAAAGCCATGGCGAGGAATTTTATGAAGAAATCGGCCGCAAAGGCGGAAACGCACCACACGAGAACAATGACGATAATCAGTAG
- a CDS encoding DegV family protein: protein MTIIFTTESGADIPRELAEKHTIRIVPMHVIMDGTDYLDGFLPVEQIYDHYKRTKKIPSTTSTNANEYTDFFTEIRREFPDSTIVHIGYTSRASSSFQNAVIAAEEFEDIHLIDALNVSGGLAVVVLYAARLLENDPAISLQDLIAQIEAAVPKSRLSFIPGSLDFLRAGGRVSNAAYISGSLLKIKPLIELVDGRLMSTKKYRGNMDRVSEKLFHDYLKAYDINRERLYFLYTLGLEDGIKRRIDEIAKENGFEHTEWIEAGAVISTHGGPGAFGIAGLEN, encoded by the coding sequence ATGACGATCATTTTCACGACTGAAAGCGGTGCCGATATCCCAAGGGAACTGGCTGAAAAACATACGATTCGAATTGTCCCCATGCATGTCATCATGGATGGGACCGATTATTTGGATGGCTTTCTGCCGGTTGAGCAAATTTACGATCACTACAAACGAACAAAAAAGATCCCATCCACAACTTCCACGAACGCCAATGAATATACTGATTTCTTCACAGAAATCAGGCGCGAATTCCCAGACAGCACAATCGTACATATCGGCTATACATCCCGGGCTTCCTCCTCTTTTCAGAATGCAGTAATTGCTGCAGAAGAATTCGAGGATATTCACTTAATTGATGCATTGAATGTATCCGGTGGGCTTGCTGTAGTAGTCTTGTATGCAGCCCGGCTGCTGGAGAACGACCCAGCCATTTCTCTTCAGGATTTAATCGCGCAAATTGAGGCAGCTGTACCAAAATCAAGGCTATCATTCATTCCCGGGAGTCTCGATTTCCTGCGTGCCGGTGGCCGGGTCTCCAATGCCGCCTATATCAGCGGCTCACTTTTAAAAATCAAACCGCTGATTGAATTGGTCGATGGCCGGCTAATGTCGACAAAGAAATACCGCGGTAATATGGACCGGGTTTCCGAGAAGCTCTTTCATGATTACCTGAAGGCGTACGACATCAACCGGGAACGCCTGTATTTCCTGTACACACTTGGGCTTGAAGACGGCATAAAGCGGCGAATTGATGAAATTGCCAAAGAAAACGGCTTCGAACACACGGAATGGATTGAAGCTGGAGCAGTCATTTCCACGCATGGCGGTCCCGGTGCTTTCGGGATTGCAGGACTGGAAAATTGA
- a CDS encoding HAD-IA family hydrolase, translating into MNILWDFDGTLFDTYPAYAGIFSNVLNDEVSETEVYGKLKISFSHAIDHYQLTKEQVDELDRLKEKLDPTEFLPFDQVEEVLKWADKNVIMTHKDRMGVQAVLAAYGWEPYFTELVTMDNGFPRKPDTAAYQYLHDKYNIDLVVGDRELDLLPAKALGIATCMFQGNSEVADYRLDHYRDFFDVISSEVRPRSD; encoded by the coding sequence ATGAATATTTTGTGGGATTTCGATGGGACCTTGTTTGATACATATCCGGCATACGCCGGCATTTTTTCTAATGTGCTGAATGATGAGGTGTCGGAAACGGAAGTTTACGGGAAGCTGAAAATTTCTTTTTCCCACGCGATCGATCATTATCAGCTTACAAAAGAACAGGTGGATGAACTGGATCGGCTCAAAGAAAAATTGGATCCGACGGAATTCCTGCCGTTCGACCAAGTGGAAGAAGTATTGAAATGGGCGGATAAAAACGTCATCATGACGCACAAGGACCGAATGGGGGTCCAGGCGGTTTTAGCAGCGTACGGTTGGGAACCGTATTTCACTGAACTCGTCACAATGGATAACGGATTTCCCCGAAAGCCGGACACCGCCGCTTATCAGTATTTGCACGATAAATACAACATCGATCTTGTCGTCGGCGACAGGGAGCTCGATCTCCTGCCGGCAAAAGCGCTTGGAATTGCGACGTGCATGTTCCAGGGAAACAGCGAAGTCGCGGATTACCGGCTGGATCATTACCGGGACTTTTTTGACGTGATTTCCTCAGAAGTCCGGCCGCGGTCAGACTGA
- a CDS encoding DUF2254 domain-containing protein, giving the protein MKFLPHEMGKYFEMAPRQRKYELRNSLWSKPLLYVLAAGILALITIFIDLWIDLSGRIGFFTFTYDTTQLLMSTLIGSVLLLSAFTLNILLVVLTTFSGQYSPRMLQDFVADKQTQHFVGAFNGNFIYILIMFLFINNYQKEQFFLVPLVTILLTLVSALIFLFFINHSIYWMQVHNVTNRMRGQSEAILETAVKEDMEELKVEKTGDLLESYRQDAIVVAAAQSGYIQLVDFHGMVEEAEKDEIIIELHERIGNFLLTGNPLFSYWGPGAAAVDEDKYSTFILFGNKELEIQDNNFAMSKLAELAVTSMGNGDPRSAISAIYQLANLMQTIESKIQFVPYLGGKDKQVRVITQQQHFDDALYRGFGMIRHYAKDDLPIIMEIISTLRMLADSSSAEFHEPIWGFAANTIANVSQDIIYDIDRDLLLTRLHQLAAATGHESEYEVLKEQVEGQN; this is encoded by the coding sequence TTGAAATTCCTGCCTCATGAAATGGGGAAGTATTTTGAGATGGCGCCTCGTCAGCGAAAATATGAACTCCGGAATTCTCTGTGGTCAAAACCATTGCTTTACGTCCTTGCCGCTGGAATCCTCGCGCTGATCACAATCTTTATTGATTTATGGATTGATTTATCAGGGAGGATCGGCTTTTTCACTTTTACTTACGACACCACACAATTATTAATGAGCACGCTGATCGGTTCGGTTCTGCTGCTCAGCGCCTTCACGCTGAATATCCTGCTTGTCGTCCTGACAACTTTTAGCGGACAGTACTCTCCCCGTATGCTTCAGGATTTCGTAGCGGATAAACAGACGCAGCATTTCGTTGGGGCTTTCAACGGGAATTTTATCTATATACTGATCATGTTTTTATTCATCAATAATTATCAAAAGGAGCAGTTCTTCCTCGTGCCGCTCGTCACGATTCTGCTCACGCTCGTATCAGCGCTCATCTTCCTCTTCTTTATTAACCATTCGATTTACTGGATGCAAGTACATAATGTGACCAATAGAATGCGCGGGCAATCAGAAGCAATCCTTGAGACAGCGGTAAAAGAAGACATGGAAGAATTGAAAGTCGAGAAAACCGGGGATCTGCTGGAAAGCTACCGGCAAGATGCAATAGTCGTGGCAGCTGCCCAATCTGGTTATATTCAGCTCGTCGACTTCCATGGAATGGTCGAAGAAGCCGAGAAAGACGAGATCATTATCGAACTGCATGAGCGGATCGGAAATTTTCTGTTGACCGGCAATCCGCTGTTCTCGTATTGGGGTCCCGGTGCTGCTGCCGTGGACGAAGATAAGTACAGCACGTTCATTTTATTCGGCAATAAAGAACTGGAGATCCAGGACAATAATTTTGCCATGAGTAAACTGGCGGAACTTGCAGTAACTTCGATGGGCAATGGCGATCCGCGTTCTGCCATCAGTGCCATTTATCAGCTGGCGAATCTCATGCAGACGATTGAAAGTAAAATTCAGTTTGTTCCGTATCTTGGCGGTAAGGATAAACAAGTGCGGGTTATTACCCAGCAACAGCATTTCGATGATGCATTATACAGAGGGTTCGGGATGATCCGACATTATGCAAAAGACGACCTTCCGATCATCATGGAAATCATTTCTACACTGCGGATGCTGGCAGATTCATCAAGCGCTGAATTCCATGAACCGATTTGGGGTTTTGCCGCAAATACGATTGCCAATGTCTCGCAGGATATCATTTATGACATCGACCGCGATCTGCTGCTTACACGACTGCATCAATTGGCTGCTGCGACTGGTCATGAATCCGAGTATGAAGTATTGAAAGAACAGGTGGAAGGACAGAACTGA